The proteins below are encoded in one region of Paeniglutamicibacter cryotolerans:
- a CDS encoding sarcosine oxidase subunit delta — translation MMLIACPWCGPRNENEYHYGGQAHVAYPQDPAALSDKEWSRFLFYRQNPKGLFAERWMHSTGCRRWFNAIRDTVTYEFKAVYKPGDPRPDIAATPATGGSK, via the coding sequence ATGATGCTCATTGCATGCCCATGGTGCGGGCCCCGCAACGAAAACGAATACCACTACGGTGGCCAGGCCCATGTTGCCTACCCCCAGGACCCCGCCGCGCTCAGCGACAAGGAATGGTCACGGTTCCTCTTCTACCGCCAGAACCCCAAGGGCCTGTTCGCCGAACGCTGGATGCACTCCACCGGCTGCCGCCGCTGGTTCAACGCCATCCGCGACACGGTGACCTACGAATTCAAGGCAGTCTACAAACCGGGCGATCCCCGCCCGGACATCGCCGCAACACCCGCCACGGGAGGATCGAAATGA
- a CDS encoding GntR family transcriptional regulator, translated as MSSLSLAPDAAMEPVSLAERAYRDIRDSLIMLDIRPGDPIHDGALALRLGVGRTPVREALKRLETDHLVVSYPRRGTFATIVDITELAEVSELRRVLEPLAAHKAAATASDALRAGLGSLARDIEKLGEREVDKRGLMQYDLEVHRMIYRAAGNRHLEDTLIRLDNLATRIWCMVLDRVPSVAGHIEEHVQLLDVIVAGEADRAAELALAHIAGFERTIRAVL; from the coding sequence ATGAGCAGCCTTTCACTTGCACCGGATGCCGCCATGGAGCCGGTGTCGCTTGCCGAACGGGCCTACCGCGACATCCGCGACAGCCTGATCATGCTCGATATCCGGCCTGGTGACCCGATCCACGACGGCGCCCTTGCCCTTCGGTTGGGCGTGGGGCGGACTCCGGTACGCGAGGCGCTCAAGCGGCTGGAAACGGACCATCTGGTGGTCTCCTATCCGCGCCGGGGAACCTTTGCCACCATCGTGGACATCACCGAGCTCGCCGAGGTGTCGGAGCTGCGCCGGGTGCTGGAGCCGCTCGCCGCCCATAAGGCCGCCGCCACCGCGTCGGATGCGTTGCGTGCCGGCCTTGGCTCGTTGGCCCGCGACATCGAGAAGCTCGGCGAGCGGGAAGTCGACAAGCGCGGGCTCATGCAATATGACCTCGAGGTGCACCGGATGATCTATCGCGCTGCCGGCAACAGGCATCTGGAAGACACGCTGATTCGCCTGGATAACCTGGCCACCAGGATCTGGTGCATGGTCTTGGACCGGGTTCCCTCGGTGGCCGGGCACATCGAGGAGCATGTCCAGCTGCTCGATGTCATCGTCGCCGGAGAGGCGGACCGCGCAGCTGAATTGGCCCTTGCCCACATCGCTGGCTTCGAGCGGACGATTAGAGCCGTGCTTTAA
- a CDS encoding sarcosine oxidase subunit beta family protein — translation MADILPEHPDFLWHNPDPKPSYDAVIVGGGGHGLATAYYLAKNHGMTNIAVLERGWLAGGNMARNTTIIRSNYLWDESAGIYEHSLKLWEQLPEELEYDFLFSQRGVMNLAHTLGDVRESMRRVYANQLNGVDAEWITPEQVKELCPIININDDIRYPVMGGTYQPRAGIAKHDHVAWAFARKCDEMGVDIIQNCEVTGIIKDGNRVVGVETNRGRINAGKVALCGAGHSSVLAELAGFELPIQSHPLQALVSELHEPVHPTVVMSNHVHVYVSQAHKGELVMGAGIDSYNGYGQRGAFHVIEEQMAAAVELFPIFARAHVLRTWGGIVDTTMDASPIVSKTPIDQLYVNCGWGTGGFKGTPGAGYTFAHTIANDEPHQLNAGFSLDRFETGHLIDEHGAAAVAH, via the coding sequence ATGGCAGACATCCTTCCGGAGCACCCGGATTTCCTCTGGCACAACCCGGACCCGAAGCCGTCCTACGATGCCGTCATCGTCGGCGGCGGCGGGCACGGCCTGGCCACCGCCTACTACCTGGCCAAGAACCACGGCATGACGAACATCGCGGTGCTCGAGCGCGGCTGGCTGGCCGGCGGCAACATGGCCCGCAACACCACGATCATCCGTTCCAACTACCTCTGGGACGAATCGGCCGGCATCTACGAGCACTCGCTCAAGCTCTGGGAGCAGCTGCCGGAGGAACTCGAATACGACTTCCTCTTCTCCCAGCGCGGCGTCATGAACCTCGCCCATACCCTGGGCGACGTGCGTGAATCGATGCGCCGGGTCTATGCCAACCAGCTCAACGGGGTCGACGCCGAGTGGATCACCCCGGAGCAGGTCAAGGAACTCTGCCCGATCATCAACATCAACGATGACATCCGCTACCCGGTCATGGGCGGCACCTACCAGCCCCGCGCCGGCATCGCCAAGCACGACCACGTCGCCTGGGCCTTTGCCCGCAAGTGCGACGAAATGGGCGTGGACATCATCCAGAACTGCGAGGTCACCGGGATCATCAAGGACGGCAACCGGGTCGTCGGCGTGGAGACCAACCGCGGGCGGATCAACGCCGGCAAGGTGGCGCTCTGCGGCGCCGGGCACTCCTCGGTACTGGCCGAACTGGCCGGCTTCGAACTGCCGATCCAGTCCCACCCGTTGCAGGCACTGGTTTCCGAACTGCACGAACCGGTCCACCCGACGGTGGTCATGTCGAACCACGTCCATGTCTACGTCTCCCAGGCCCACAAGGGCGAACTGGTCATGGGCGCGGGCATCGATTCCTACAACGGCTACGGCCAGCGCGGCGCCTTCCACGTGATCGAGGAGCAGATGGCAGCGGCCGTCGAACTCTTCCCGATCTTTGCACGGGCCCACGTGCTGCGTACCTGGGGCGGCATCGTGGATACCACGATGGACGCCTCCCCGATTGTTTCAAAGACCCCGATCGACCAGCTCTATGTGAACTGCGGCTGGGGAACCGGTGGCTTCAAGGGAACCCCGGGCGCCGGCTACACCTTCGCCCACACCATTGCCAACGACGAACCACACCAGCTCAACGCCGGGTTCTCGCTTGACCGCTTTGAAACAGGCCACCTCATCGACGAACACGGCGCCGCAGCCGTGGCCCACTAG
- the glyA gene encoding serine hydroxymethyltransferase, with protein sequence MTPLNSTLVESTLTQDISSLDPEIAERIDAELARQRNGLEMIASENHTALAVMQAQGSVLTNKYAEGYPGRRYYGGCEEVDVIETLAIERAKGLFGAAYANVQPHSGTQANASVFHALIRPGDTVMGLNLAHGGHLTHGMKINFSGRLYNIVPYGVDEQTLIVDMDAVEALALEHRPKLIVAGWSAYPRQLDFARFREIADKVGAYLFVDMAHFAGLVAAGLHPSPVPHAHVTTSTTHKTLAGPRGGIILSNDAEIAKKINSAVFPGQQGGPLEHVIAGKAVAFKIAATQEFAERQARTLEGAAILAERLGRGDVAAAGISVLTGGTDVHLVLVDLRASALDGQVAEDLLAKVDITVNRNAVPFDPRPPMVTSGLRIGTPALATRGFSAAAFAEVADLIAETLVAGADAEAAVLDGLRARVHALAAAHPLYPELENLSSPTGA encoded by the coding sequence ATGACCCCCCTGAATTCGACCCTCGTGGAATCGACGCTGACACAGGACATCTCGAGCCTCGATCCGGAAATCGCCGAGCGCATCGACGCCGAGCTTGCCCGCCAGCGCAATGGCCTGGAAATGATCGCCTCGGAAAACCACACCGCCCTCGCCGTCATGCAGGCACAGGGATCCGTGCTGACCAACAAGTACGCCGAGGGCTACCCGGGCCGCCGCTACTATGGCGGCTGCGAGGAGGTCGACGTCATCGAAACCCTCGCCATCGAGCGGGCCAAGGGCCTGTTTGGCGCGGCCTACGCCAACGTGCAGCCGCACTCCGGCACCCAGGCCAACGCCTCGGTGTTTCACGCACTGATCCGCCCCGGCGATACGGTGATGGGACTGAACCTGGCCCACGGCGGGCACCTGACCCACGGCATGAAGATCAATTTCTCCGGCCGGCTGTACAACATCGTCCCCTACGGGGTCGATGAGCAGACCCTGATTGTGGACATGGACGCCGTCGAGGCGCTGGCGCTGGAGCACCGGCCGAAGCTGATCGTCGCCGGCTGGTCCGCCTACCCGCGCCAGCTGGACTTCGCCCGCTTCCGCGAGATTGCCGACAAGGTCGGCGCGTACCTGTTTGTCGACATGGCGCACTTCGCCGGGCTGGTCGCCGCCGGGCTGCACCCCAGCCCGGTGCCGCACGCACACGTCACCACCTCCACCACGCACAAGACGCTGGCCGGACCTCGCGGCGGGATCATCCTGTCCAACGACGCGGAGATCGCCAAGAAAATCAACTCCGCCGTGTTCCCCGGGCAGCAGGGCGGCCCGCTGGAACACGTGATCGCCGGCAAGGCCGTCGCGTTCAAGATCGCCGCCACGCAGGAGTTCGCCGAGCGCCAGGCCCGCACGCTGGAAGGCGCCGCCATCCTGGCCGAACGCCTCGGTCGCGGGGACGTCGCGGCAGCGGGCATCAGCGTGCTCACCGGCGGCACCGACGTGCACCTGGTGCTGGTCGACCTGCGTGCGTCGGCCCTCGACGGGCAGGTCGCCGAGGACCTGCTGGCCAAGGTCGACATCACGGTGAACCGCAACGCCGTCCCGTTCGACCCGCGCCCGCCGATGGTGACTTCCGGACTGCGCATCGGAACCCCGGCCCTGGCCACCCGCGGCTTCTCCGCCGCGGCCTTCGCCGAGGTCGCCGACCTCATCGCCGAAACCCTGGTCGCAGGGGCCGACGCCGAAGCCGCCGTGCTGGACGGGCTCAGGGCCCGGGTCCACGCACTGGCCGCGGCGCACCCGCTGTACCCGGAACTGGAAAACCTCTCTTCCCCGACAGGAGCCTAA